The DNA window GAGCACCACCAGGTCGATCGCCTCCCGGTTCGCCCTGAAAAGATCGATCGCCCGCATGCCGTCCTCGGCCAGGAACACCGTGTACCCGTGCATCTCCATCACCTGGCGGCCAAGGTCACGGATCAGTTCCTCGTCGTCCGCGAACAGCACGGTCTCCTTTCCCCTCTTGGAAGGCGCAATTTCCGGTAACGCCGGCGCCTCCTCCGAAAGACCCGTCGCCTCGGGAAAGTAGACGCAAAAGGTCGTCCCCTTCCCCGCGCGGCTCTCCAGGTTGATCCACCCGTTGTGCTGCTTGATGATGCCGTACACGGTGGACAACCCCAGTCCCGTTCCCCGCCCCATCTTCTTCGTGGTGAAGAACGGCTCGAACACCCGCCGCTGCGTCGCCTCGTCCATCCCGGCGCCGTTGTCGCCGATGGAAAGCCGGATATAGCGGCCTCTCCGGGCGTACGGGAAAATCCGGCAGTAGTCGTCGTCCACCTCGACGTTCTCCGCCCGGGTGTAGATCCAGTATCCCGTCAGCGGCCGCCCCCCCGACTTCTCGTCGGTCTCGAGGCTCTCCAGGATGGCGTCCCGGGCATTGACGCACAGGTTCATGAGGACCTGGTGGACCTGATTGGGGTCGACAAAGGCCGGGAGCAGGTCGTCCGCGATCGAGTAGGTCACATCGATCCTGCGGTCGATGGTCTGGGAAAAGAGGGTGGCCACCTCCCGGACCACGTTCCCGAGGTCCACGGGCCGGCACTCCGCGGGGGCGCGCCGGGAGAAATCGAGGAGCTGGCGCACGAGTTGTACCGCGCGTTCCGAGGCCTTGATCCCTTCGGCGATCGGGACCGACGCCGGGGAGCCTGGCGGCACGAACTCGCGGGCGAGATCGAGACTGCCGAGGATCCCCGTGAGGATGTTGTTGAAGTCGTGCGCGATCCCCCCGGCCAGTGTCCCGACGGCTTCCATCTTCTGCATCTCGATCAACTGCTTTTCGAGCAGTCGCCGTTCCGTGACGTCGATCCCGGTCACGATGACGGAGACGATCGTACCGGCCCCGTCGTGCAGCGGAACATGGTTCCAGGCGATCGTCCGCGGCGATGCGTGGGCGGTGACGACAGCGGTTTCAAGGGGAGGGGACGTACGCCCCGAGACGACCCCGCGAATGGCGTCGCGGTGGAGGTCGCGGGCCGGTTCCGGGATCAGCACGTCCCACATCTTCTTTCCCATCGCGTCCCGGGCGGCGATCCCGGTCACCTCCTCGCACTGCCGGTTGAAGAGCAGGATCTCCCCGGCCCGGCTGACCTGCAGGACGAGCGCTCCGGAGATGTCCAGCATCCGGTTCGAGAAGTCGCGCTCCTTCCGAAGTTCCCGGAGGACCCGCACCCTCTCGGTCGCGTCGCGGAGGACGATCATCCCGAGGGGACCGAATCGCTTCGGAATGAATGTATCGTTCCGGTCTTCCCGGGGCGTCCAGGTGAGACGGATCTCCCCCGGGAAGGTCGAGCCGTCCATCCGAACGAGAGACGCTTCCCACTCGCTCCGGGTCTCCCCCATGCCGGGCCCCCGCAACGCGTCCCGAAGGCCGGCCACCGCGTCGGGTTCCGCCAGGATCGAACTCGGGTCGGCGTCGAACAGCAACCCCGGGGACGCGTATCCGAGCATCTCCGCGGCCGCAGGATTGGCGCGCACCACCCTCCCCTCCCGCACGAGGATGACCCCGTCACGCTGGTTCCGGAGCAGTTCGTCGTAGGACTCCTTCGCGTTGACGAAACATTCGTGTCGCCTTGCCCCCTGGATCGCGCTTCCCACCGTCCGGGCCATCGCGGCGAGCGCCTCCGTCTCGACCCTGTCGAAGGAGGTGGCCGTGTCGGCGTGCACGACGAGAACCTTGTGCGGGAAGCCGTGCTGCTCGATCCGGGCCGCGGCGCAGCAAACGAGCCCGTGACGCCGGCAACCTTCCCGCCACTCGGTTGGGAGCCCGTCGACGCCTTCCCTCGCGGTGATCGTACCGCCGGTCCGCAAGGCGTTTCCGGGCGGCGCCTGCCTTGAGGGCGCGTCGTCCCAGCGGAGAGTTACCCTCCGGAGGAACTCCGCGGCGTCCCCCGCGCTGCATTCCAC is part of the Candidatus Deferrimicrobium sp. genome and encodes:
- a CDS encoding PAS domain S-box protein, with protein sequence MVLPAIKCVSAILQFIAVWQSVAFLSTGRLGRVWSIVSLALFLNGLLLVWEIISSPWSMVSSITDQPVVIAEFFISLLLASGFLLTGQWFRFRERLEARFELITEVERSLAGVLEEKKILSLVCGILSNARGYRLVWVGAAEADGTIRVECSAGDAAEFLRRVTLRWDDAPSRQAPPGNALRTGGTITAREGVDGLPTEWREGCRRHGLVCCAAARIEQHGFPHKVLVVHADTATSFDRVETEALAAMARTVGSAIQGARRHECFVNAKESYDELLRNQRDGVILVREGRVVRANPAAAEMLGYASPGLLFDADPSSILAEPDAVAGLRDALRGPGMGETRSEWEASLVRMDGSTFPGEIRLTWTPREDRNDTFIPKRFGPLGMIVLRDATERVRVLRELRKERDFSNRMLDISGALVLQVSRAGEILLFNRQCEEVTGIAARDAMGKKMWDVLIPEPARDLHRDAIRGVVSGRTSPPLETAVVTAHASPRTIAWNHVPLHDGAGTIVSVIVTGIDVTERRLLEKQLIEMQKMEAVGTLAGGIAHDFNNILTGILGSLDLAREFVPPGSPASVPIAEGIKASERAVQLVRQLLDFSRRAPAECRPVDLGNVVREVATLFSQTIDRRIDVTYSIADDLLPAFVDPNQVHQVLMNLCVNARDAILESLETDEKSGGRPLTGYWIYTRAENVEVDDDYCRIFPYARRGRYIRLSIGDNGAGMDEATQRRVFEPFFTTKKMGRGTGLGLSTVYGIIKQHNGWINLESRAGKGTTFCVYFPEATGLSEEAPALPEIAPSKRGKETVLFADDEELIRDLGRQVMEMHGYTVFLAEDGMRAIDLFRANREAIDLVVLDLSMPQRSGMEVIREIRKIDPGARIILSSGSPPSEPVPGTTFLSKPYRADTLAKVIRTALDAPRPA